Proteins co-encoded in one Nonomuraea helvata genomic window:
- a CDS encoding AMP-binding protein, whose amino-acid sequence MSEQTLGRLAEESWGRFDDHDAVFYEGVWHRSHVLAERARRMCGGFVEAGIRPGDRVVVMMATSPEVPLIYQALWAAGAVVTPVVFLVGAEELRHILLDSGASAIVTSPELVETVRAAAADIPIYVDTDELERAPERGPVARDPGDLAALMYTGGTTGKAKGVMLSHRGLWKVAKDVWDTSHQEGKSRALLPVPLSHAYGLIISVASMHATEPQQAVLMRRFEPEAFLRLAAEQRVQFGTVVPTMIQLLLAEPLESHPLPDLSYLTCGAAPLGRDVLEEFERRMPGVRILEGYGLTETSAVTTFNPPDGRKAGSVGLPLPGYTITIRDGDGEAVEMGDVGEVCVSGDSLMLGYWGEHEPDPEGTALVGGELRTGDIGCLDDDGYLYIVDRKKDLIIRGGFNVFPRDVEDALNRHPDVVVSGVVGRPEPRIGEEVVAFVQLRQGASVTAEELIEWARERVGRVKYPREVRFVDSVPVTSVLKLDRKALRARL is encoded by the coding sequence ATGAGCGAGCAAACGTTGGGCCGGTTGGCCGAGGAGTCATGGGGCCGCTTCGACGATCACGACGCGGTCTTCTACGAGGGGGTCTGGCATCGCAGTCACGTGCTCGCCGAGCGGGCGCGCCGGATGTGCGGCGGCTTCGTCGAGGCGGGGATCAGGCCAGGTGACCGGGTGGTCGTGATGATGGCGACCTCGCCGGAAGTGCCGCTGATCTACCAGGCGCTCTGGGCCGCTGGCGCGGTGGTGACGCCGGTGGTGTTCCTGGTGGGCGCCGAGGAGTTGCGGCACATCCTGCTCGACAGCGGCGCGTCCGCGATCGTCACCTCGCCCGAGCTGGTGGAGACCGTACGGGCTGCCGCCGCCGATATCCCGATTTATGTGGACACGGACGAGCTGGAACGGGCGCCCGAACGCGGCCCGGTGGCCCGGGACCCGGGTGATCTGGCGGCCCTCATGTACACCGGCGGCACGACCGGCAAGGCCAAGGGTGTCATGCTGAGCCACCGGGGGCTCTGGAAGGTGGCCAAGGACGTCTGGGACACCTCCCATCAGGAAGGGAAGAGCCGCGCCCTGCTGCCCGTGCCGCTCTCCCACGCGTACGGGCTGATCATCTCGGTCGCCTCCATGCACGCCACGGAGCCGCAGCAGGCGGTGCTGATGCGCCGGTTCGAGCCGGAGGCGTTCCTCAGGCTGGCCGCCGAGCAGCGCGTCCAGTTCGGCACCGTCGTGCCCACCATGATCCAGCTGCTCCTCGCCGAGCCGCTCGAGTCGCACCCGCTGCCCGACCTCTCGTACCTCACCTGCGGCGCGGCGCCGCTCGGGAGGGACGTGCTGGAGGAGTTCGAGCGCAGGATGCCGGGCGTGCGGATCCTCGAGGGGTACGGCCTGACCGAGACCAGCGCCGTCACCACGTTCAACCCTCCGGACGGGCGCAAGGCGGGCAGCGTCGGCCTGCCGCTGCCCGGCTACACGATCACCATCCGCGACGGCGACGGCGAGGCGGTGGAGATGGGGGACGTCGGCGAGGTCTGCGTCTCGGGGGACTCGCTGATGCTCGGTTACTGGGGCGAGCACGAGCCGGACCCCGAGGGCACCGCGCTGGTCGGCGGCGAGCTGCGTACCGGCGACATCGGCTGCCTGGACGACGACGGCTACCTCTACATCGTCGACAGGAAGAAGGACCTGATCATCCGCGGCGGCTTCAACGTGTTCCCGCGCGACGTCGAGGACGCGCTCAACCGGCACCCCGACGTGGTGGTCTCGGGCGTCGTGGGGCGGCCCGAGCCGCGGATCGGCGAGGAGGTCGTGGCGTTCGTCCAGCTCCGGCAGGGGGCCTCGGTGACGGCCGAGGAGCTCATCGAGTGGGCGCGCGAGCGGGTGGGGCGGGTGAAGTATCCACGGGAGGTGCGGTTCGTGGACTCGGTACCGGTCACGAGCGTGCTCAAGCTCGACAGGAAGGCCCTGCGGGCGCGGCTCTAG